Proteins encoded by one window of Vitis vinifera cultivar Pinot Noir 40024 chromosome 10, ASM3070453v1:
- the LOC109123278 gene encoding VQ motif-containing protein 1, with protein sequence MDCKNRKPVKVVIIGTQYIETNPLSFKSVVQSLTGKDSCVAWVEESSYKSRKRRRTVDKSSGDAAAELSNCRSFNDWDGLMLELPPAEELSWVWGN encoded by the coding sequence ATGGATTGCAAGAACCGGAAGCCAGTGAAAGTAGTGATCATCGGTACTCAATACATTGAAACAAACCCTTTGAGCTTCAAATCTGTCGTTCAGAGCCTCACCGGGAAGGATTCTTGCGTGGCATGGGTAGAAGAGAGCTCATACAAGAGCCGGAAGAGAAGGAGAACTGTGGACAAGTCAAGCGGCGACGCTGCCGCGGAACTGTCAAACTGTCGGTCGTTTAATGACTGGGATGGATTAATGTTGGAGCTGCCTCCAGCTGAGGAACTGAGTTGGGTGTGGGGGAACTAG